Proteins from a genomic interval of Methanoplanus endosymbiosus:
- a CDS encoding V-type ATP synthase subunit I: MLTPAPMCRLTILVHKNGEEKLISRLHESGLIEVTDIADAPEDLKKLLGGKQKRLDKRIAEHKSFLERGIDALKEEPPGGFGEIMAYFSPKIQKKTVVTERSLSEIEADLLIIKPEIQQAVSLRTTAEEAREELGRLKDERALLTLLIPFDFDLSYLGRSEFLSVRAGFFEKEEAGLLNKELTGRGIDGYILRQAEVEGGEVIVIASLFRCSAEVERALKKFSFREFNPGILSGKPDEVIAGIDRETEELEEKIHTIRGEQEKLRKRDLLAFQALHEEFAVLRSREEGLLHSDSEKDLTVIRGFVPEKEKEELKELCDNASSGLSLCIFERVDPESEEIPVLCHHHPAIRPFVMLTKLFATPQYGETDPTLFLAPVLVITFGIMLGDVGYGLLLVILSALILNGAGREEGDLRDLTLVLLACGFSGIFFGFLEGGFFGDLLPQFAGDNYIPGIINPLEDPIRMLTIALIFGILHLNAGLILGARKNLMAGNKAGMLREQGVWFMLEPCAAVLIFIFFGWADFGWSVKYAAVAGTIISVAVIMLSEGPLGFFSLTGFLGDWLSYSRILALALATGGIAMTINIITGMMAGIGEIFVIAAAVFCIAGHMINFILQVLGGFIHSLRLQYVEFFGKFYEGGGESFSPFSYKRVYTIQEGDTK; the protein is encoded by the coding sequence ATGCTGACTCCGGCACCGATGTGCAGGCTTACAATTCTGGTCCATAAAAACGGCGAAGAGAAACTCATTTCCAGGCTGCATGAGTCAGGATTAATTGAGGTGACAGATATTGCAGATGCTCCGGAAGATCTGAAAAAACTTCTTGGAGGTAAGCAAAAACGCCTCGATAAACGAATAGCTGAGCATAAGTCCTTTCTTGAACGCGGCATAGATGCCTTAAAGGAAGAGCCTCCGGGAGGATTTGGGGAAATTATGGCATATTTCTCCCCAAAAATCCAGAAAAAAACAGTTGTCACGGAGAGGAGCCTGTCGGAAATCGAGGCTGATCTCCTGATAATTAAGCCTGAGATCCAGCAGGCAGTCTCACTCAGAACAACAGCTGAGGAGGCACGGGAGGAGCTTGGGCGGCTGAAGGATGAACGGGCACTGCTGACTCTCCTAATCCCGTTTGATTTTGATCTCAGCTACCTTGGCAGATCGGAATTTCTTTCAGTCCGGGCAGGTTTTTTTGAGAAGGAAGAGGCCGGACTACTGAATAAAGAACTTACCGGACGTGGAATTGACGGATATATTCTCAGGCAGGCAGAGGTTGAGGGTGGAGAGGTTATTGTCATAGCCTCACTCTTCCGCTGCTCGGCTGAGGTGGAGCGGGCACTCAAAAAATTCTCATTTCGGGAGTTTAATCCCGGAATTTTATCCGGTAAACCTGATGAGGTTATAGCGGGAATTGACAGGGAGACAGAAGAACTTGAAGAGAAGATACATACAATACGTGGAGAGCAGGAAAAGCTGAGAAAGAGGGATCTTTTGGCATTTCAGGCCCTTCATGAGGAGTTTGCAGTACTTCGCAGCCGTGAAGAGGGACTTTTGCATTCTGACTCAGAGAAGGATCTTACTGTAATCAGGGGCTTTGTTCCTGAAAAGGAGAAAGAAGAGCTTAAAGAACTCTGTGATAATGCCTCATCCGGACTTTCACTCTGTATATTTGAGCGTGTTGATCCGGAATCTGAGGAAATTCCTGTTCTCTGTCATCACCATCCGGCCATCCGTCCGTTTGTCATGCTTACAAAGCTCTTTGCAACACCGCAATACGGGGAGACAGACCCGACACTCTTTTTAGCCCCTGTGCTTGTGATAACATTCGGAATCATGCTTGGTGATGTCGGCTATGGTCTTTTGCTTGTCATACTCAGCGCCCTTATACTGAACGGAGCCGGGAGGGAGGAGGGTGATCTCCGTGATCTCACCCTTGTTCTTCTTGCATGCGGATTTTCAGGGATATTTTTCGGGTTTCTTGAAGGTGGGTTCTTCGGTGACCTCCTGCCACAATTTGCCGGGGACAACTACATTCCCGGAATCATAAATCCGCTTGAGGACCCTATCCGGATGCTCACCATAGCCCTGATATTCGGCATTCTGCATCTCAATGCCGGCCTTATACTCGGAGCCAGAAAAAACCTGATGGCCGGCAATAAGGCAGGGATGCTCAGAGAACAGGGAGTGTGGTTCATGCTTGAGCCTTGTGCCGCCGTTTTGATCTTTATATTCTTTGGCTGGGCGGATTTCGGCTGGAGCGTAAAATATGCGGCGGTTGCAGGAACTATAATCTCGGTAGCTGTCATAATGCTCTCTGAAGGGCCTCTTGGATTCTTCAGCCTGACTGGCTTTCTTGGGGACTGGCTCTCCTACTCCCGCATACTGGCACTGGCTCTCGCAACCGGAGGTATAGCAATGACAATTAATATTATAACCGGCATGATGGCCGGCATAGGTGAAATATTCGTAATTGCCGCAGCCGTATTCTGCATTGCAGGCCATATGATAAACTTCATCCTCCAGGTGCTTGGCGGCTTTATTCATTCACTGAGGTTGCAGTACGTTGAGTTTTTCGGAAAGTTCTATGAAGGGGGCGGTGAGAGCTTCAGCCCCTTCTCATATAAGAGAGTTTATACTATACAGGAGGGTGATACGAAATGA
- a CDS encoding V-type ATP synthase subunit K: MTVITPGLALAVIGAGTAVGMAAVGSGIGVGIAGATGAGVTSVRPDKFGKALVFQAVPQTQGIYGLLVAILILLSTGIIGGTGEEISIASGLAALGAGIAAGVSGLSAIGQGIAASSGIAATAERDEALGRSLVFSVIPETQAIYGLLVAILILAFSGLLSGSPVATTATGLAAVGCGLAVGLAGLSAIGQGIAASGGIAATSERPEIFGKALVFSVIPETQAIYGLLVAILLMTFTGIVTDSPVSDVSLGIAAIGCGLAVGLAAISAIGQGIASAAGIAATAEKDSMFGRGLVFSVIPETQAIYGLLVAILIMAFTGIVTGDITTSIAAGMAAIASGIAVGLAGFSGIGQGIAASSGISATSEKDSMFGKSLVFTVIPETQAIYGLLVAILLMAFTGIITGDVTITAAVGFASLGSGIAVGLAGLSAIGQGMTAASGIASTTARAEAMGRSLIFTVMAETFAIFGLLIAILIMFGIGLFNGG; this comes from the coding sequence ATGACAGTTATAACTCCCGGCCTTGCACTCGCAGTTATCGGAGCCGGAACTGCTGTAGGAATGGCAGCTGTCGGTTCAGGGATAGGGGTTGGAATTGCGGGTGCGACCGGTGCAGGTGTAACCTCAGTCAGGCCGGATAAGTTTGGAAAAGCACTTGTTTTTCAGGCAGTTCCACAGACACAGGGCATATACGGGCTGCTTGTTGCAATCCTGATACTTCTCTCCACCGGAATTATCGGCGGAACAGGTGAGGAGATCTCCATTGCATCCGGGCTTGCGGCACTCGGAGCCGGTATAGCCGCAGGGGTCTCCGGCCTCTCGGCAATCGGACAGGGGATAGCTGCATCGTCAGGGATTGCAGCAACAGCAGAGCGTGATGAGGCGCTTGGAAGGTCACTTGTTTTCTCAGTTATCCCTGAGACGCAGGCTATATACGGGCTGCTTGTAGCTATTTTAATTCTTGCCTTCTCAGGGCTTTTATCCGGAAGTCCGGTTGCTACCACTGCCACCGGGCTTGCAGCTGTCGGCTGTGGTCTTGCTGTTGGTCTTGCCGGACTTTCCGCAATCGGGCAGGGGATAGCAGCTTCCGGGGGAATTGCCGCAACGTCCGAGAGACCGGAGATCTTTGGCAAGGCGCTTGTCTTCTCAGTAATTCCTGAAACCCAGGCTATATACGGGCTGCTTGTTGCAATACTTCTCATGACATTCACCGGAATTGTTACAGACAGTCCGGTGTCAGATGTTTCGCTCGGCATTGCAGCAATCGGCTGTGGTCTTGCTGTTGGTCTTGCTGCCATATCTGCCATAGGCCAGGGCATTGCCTCTGCTGCCGGAATTGCGGCAACGGCAGAGAAGGACTCTATGTTTGGACGGGGTCTTGTCTTTTCGGTCATACCGGAGACACAGGCTATATACGGGCTGCTTGTTGCAATACTTATTATGGCCTTTACCGGCATAGTCACCGGAGATATTACTACGAGCATTGCTGCCGGAATGGCTGCCATTGCTTCGGGCATTGCCGTTGGTCTTGCCGGATTTTCAGGCATAGGGCAGGGAATTGCCGCATCGTCTGGTATATCGGCAACTTCAGAGAAGGATTCCATGTTTGGAAAATCCCTTGTTTTCACTGTCATCCCTGAAACCCAGGCTATATACGGGCTGCTTGTTGCAATCCTCCTTATGGCTTTTACGGGAATAATCACAGGCGATGTTACAATAACAGCGGCAGTCGGCTTTGCATCACTCGGCTCCGGAATAGCAGTCGGTCTTGCCGGACTGTCGGCAATAGGGCAGGGAATGACTGCCGCATCCGGAATTGCGTCAACCACTGCACGGGCAGAAGCGATGGGCAGAAGCCTTATTTTTACTGTAATGGCAGAGACCTTTGCTATATTCGGCCTCCTTATTGCAATTCTGATCATGTTTGGCATCGGCCTCTTTAACGGAGGATAA
- a CDS encoding V-type ATP synthase subunit E — protein sequence MSAEAIMQEIRREAEERVAAVKKEAEEKNREIINEARREAEAEYAAVMKEGLREIREEERRLISLANLEANELVRQIKEKGISNCFSEAERILSEISSSGNYPAILARLIEEGKAAIGEDELFVLTRREDRELVKGLIPAFNGLNMDDVEIRDAGVVLRSARLNIRIDQTFPERLKRLKKRLTHDTAVMLYDRV from the coding sequence ATGAGTGCTGAAGCAATTATGCAGGAGATCAGGCGTGAAGCGGAAGAGAGAGTTGCAGCAGTAAAAAAAGAGGCTGAAGAGAAGAATAGAGAGATCATTAATGAGGCACGAAGGGAGGCAGAAGCAGAGTATGCTGCTGTCATGAAAGAGGGCTTAAGAGAGATCCGGGAGGAGGAGAGGAGGCTCATATCACTGGCAAACCTTGAGGCAAATGAACTTGTAAGGCAGATAAAGGAGAAAGGAATTTCAAACTGTTTCTCAGAAGCAGAGAGAATCCTCTCTGAGATCTCTTCATCCGGAAACTATCCTGCCATCCTTGCCCGTCTCATTGAGGAGGGAAAGGCAGCTATAGGTGAAGATGAACTTTTTGTGCTGACACGAAGAGAGGACAGAGAGCTGGTGAAAGGTCTTATTCCGGCATTTAACGGGCTTAATATGGATGATGTGGAGATCCGGGACGCAGGTGTGGTTTTACGTTCAGCCAGGCTTAATATCCGGATTGATCAGACCTTCCCTGAACGACTGAAGCGGCTGAAGAAGAGACTGACACATGATACAGCAGTGATGCTCTATGACAGAGTTTGA
- a CDS encoding V-type ATPase subunit, which produces MTEFEPGEVLSDLISGSFSGESGEYAVILFVFVIFIAIIIGAAISSGYIRLILNIAGFAHPVARVRSIGNPLVEKEKLRILAESHFPDEMMEHLRQFGYEIPLHRMYTEDESERFLREEYYRSMEKLLDSVPGSVRPFFIAYLKFSEAEEVKYILRAARGGTDLQAVSVGRLNTVLIRKLAHAESSGEIKAILKELDLISPDQEIGEISAVSLEELIDRHLYHSFINASGQVDVSLAEPIGLFAGHAVDIRNLKNISRAVSLGLDREDKLKQLIDGGIEFHGERLRDLASCTTAEAVTDACRGTLYQTALEKASGSGDPEKEMDNLLLETGASLAVKYHLGSGPLIRFAFARRIEHNNLIIAYNGVSAGMPAEEIMNMMAWEGAL; this is translated from the coding sequence ATGACAGAGTTTGAACCCGGAGAAGTACTCTCTGATCTCATTTCCGGCTCATTTTCCGGAGAGAGTGGCGAATATGCAGTAATTCTCTTTGTATTCGTGATATTCATAGCCATTATCATCGGTGCTGCAATATCATCGGGTTATATAAGGCTGATACTGAATATTGCAGGTTTTGCCCATCCTGTGGCAAGGGTAAGGTCTATCGGAAATCCGCTTGTTGAGAAAGAGAAGCTTAGGATACTTGCCGAATCCCATTTCCCCGATGAGATGATGGAGCACCTGCGGCAGTTTGGATATGAGATTCCCCTGCACAGGATGTACACAGAAGATGAGAGCGAGCGTTTTCTGCGGGAGGAATATTACCGGTCAATGGAAAAGCTCCTTGATTCTGTTCCCGGCTCTGTCAGGCCCTTTTTTATTGCATATCTGAAATTTTCCGAGGCAGAAGAGGTGAAGTACATACTCAGGGCAGCCAGAGGAGGAACTGATCTTCAGGCAGTTTCTGTCGGCCGCCTGAATACAGTTCTTATCCGAAAACTGGCTCATGCTGAGAGCAGCGGAGAGATAAAGGCAATATTAAAGGAGCTTGACCTAATTTCTCCGGATCAGGAGATTGGGGAAATTTCAGCAGTTTCACTGGAAGAACTGATCGATCGCCACCTGTACCATTCCTTTATTAACGCATCCGGTCAGGTTGATGTCAGCCTTGCTGAACCAATAGGACTATTTGCAGGGCATGCAGTTGATATCAGAAACTTAAAAAACATCTCCCGTGCGGTCTCTCTCGGACTTGACAGGGAGGATAAACTAAAACAGCTGATAGACGGCGGGATTGAATTTCACGGCGAACGGTTGAGGGATCTTGCATCATGCACAACAGCAGAAGCGGTGACTGATGCCTGCCGGGGGACATTATACCAGACTGCCCTTGAGAAGGCATCAGGAAGCGGGGATCCTGAAAAGGAGATGGATAATCTGCTTCTTGAGACCGGAGCAAGCCTTGCAGTAAAATATCATCTCGGAAGCGGCCCTCTGATACGTTTTGCCTTTGCACGAAGAATAGAGCATAACAATCTGATTATTGCATACAACGGAGTCAGTGCAGGAATGCCGGCAGAGGAGATTATGAATATGATGGCCTGGGAGGGAGCTTTATGA
- a CDS encoding V-type ATP synthase subunit F, which produces MKLAVIGGRKITAGFALAGVSVLRSCRDEREAEKALKEFAYREDTGIILIERYYADKIVEEVNRFMQIRNPYPLIVIIPSYGGEGRSEDE; this is translated from the coding sequence ATGAAGCTTGCTGTAATTGGCGGCCGTAAAATCACAGCCGGATTCGCCCTTGCCGGAGTGTCCGTTCTGAGATCATGCAGAGATGAAAGAGAGGCTGAAAAAGCCCTGAAAGAGTTCGCGTACCGGGAAGATACAGGGATTATTCTGATCGAGAGATATTATGCAGATAAGATTGTGGAGGAGGTAAACCGCTTTATGCAGATTAGAAATCCATATCCCCTTATTGTTATAATTCCTTCATATGGTGGGGAAGGGAGAAGTGAAGATGAATAA
- a CDS encoding V-type ATP synthase subunit A — MNKRGIIIRIAGPVIEAENMRGAQMYELVHVGDKGLVGEVIALERDVATVQVYEDTKGLFPGQPVEGTGMPLSAELGPGLLGMIYDGIQRPLESMRNSVGDFIIKGTYISPLDHKCLWDYSPEITAGSRVSEGDILGTVPEGNILHRILVPAGTEGEVIRAAPPGRYTIEEPVAVIRTKDGEKVVTMVRHWPVRKARPIGKKLDPVEPLITGQRVIDTLFPIAKGGTSAVPGPFGAGKTVVQHQLAKWSDADVIVYVGCGERGNEMADVLREFPRLEDPKTHEPLMRRTVLIANTSNMPVAAREASVYTGITIAEYYRDMGYNVALMADSTSRWAEAMREISGRLEEMPGEQGYPAYLASRLADFYERAGRARVLGSSESTGSISVIGAVSPPGGDFSEPVTQNTLRIVRVFWALDAELAHERHFPAVNWLLSYSLYTDLVSSWWEEKAGGGWAEMRQEMMSLLQKESELEEIVQLVGPDVLPEGDRLILLTAGIIRDSFLVQYATDKDDRYCAPFKQNAMMKTITGFYRLAGDAVKRGVLTSEIAALPALQSFTRLGSRPDDEILSVCNEIIHSLKTGIEDLNGDGV; from the coding sequence ATGAATAAGAGAGGAATAATAATACGAATTGCAGGCCCTGTTATCGAGGCGGAAAATATGCGGGGTGCACAGATGTACGAACTCGTCCATGTCGGGGATAAGGGGCTTGTCGGAGAAGTAATTGCACTTGAGAGGGATGTTGCCACAGTACAGGTATATGAAGATACAAAAGGTCTCTTTCCCGGCCAGCCTGTGGAAGGGACTGGTATGCCGCTCTCGGCAGAGCTTGGCCCCGGACTGTTGGGTATGATATATGACGGCATACAGAGACCGCTTGAGAGTATGCGTAATTCTGTTGGCGATTTCATAATAAAGGGCACTTATATTTCCCCCCTTGATCACAAATGCCTCTGGGATTATTCTCCGGAAATCACTGCCGGAAGCAGGGTATCAGAGGGAGATATTCTTGGAACTGTCCCCGAAGGAAATATCCTGCACAGGATCTTAGTCCCCGCAGGAACAGAGGGCGAAGTTATCCGGGCAGCACCCCCCGGACGATATACAATAGAAGAGCCTGTAGCTGTAATCAGGACAAAAGACGGTGAGAAGGTTGTAACTATGGTCAGGCACTGGCCGGTCAGAAAGGCAAGGCCAATCGGGAAGAAGCTTGACCCGGTTGAGCCGCTCATTACAGGCCAGAGGGTTATAGATACACTCTTTCCGATTGCAAAAGGCGGCACATCAGCTGTTCCCGGCCCATTTGGAGCCGGTAAAACTGTAGTGCAGCACCAGCTTGCCAAATGGTCGGATGCTGATGTCATCGTCTATGTCGGCTGCGGGGAGCGTGGCAATGAAATGGCCGATGTGCTGCGTGAATTTCCGAGGCTTGAAGATCCAAAGACTCATGAACCGCTTATGAGGAGAACTGTCCTGATTGCAAACACCAGCAATATGCCTGTCGCTGCAAGGGAGGCGAGTGTCTATACCGGAATCACTATTGCGGAATATTACCGTGACATGGGTTATAATGTCGCATTAATGGCAGATTCAACCTCACGCTGGGCAGAGGCAATGAGAGAGATCTCAGGAAGACTTGAGGAGATGCCTGGAGAACAGGGCTATCCGGCATATCTTGCTTCACGTCTTGCGGATTTCTATGAACGTGCCGGAAGGGCAAGGGTTCTTGGAAGCAGTGAGAGTACAGGCTCAATTTCGGTCATAGGGGCGGTCTCGCCTCCGGGGGGAGATTTTTCAGAGCCTGTAACCCAGAATACTCTTAGGATTGTCAGGGTTTTCTGGGCTTTGGATGCAGAGCTTGCCCATGAACGGCATTTTCCGGCTGTAAACTGGCTTCTCTCGTACTCTCTTTATACTGATCTGGTATCTTCCTGGTGGGAGGAGAAGGCAGGAGGGGGCTGGGCTGAAATGAGGCAGGAGATGATGAGCCTGCTGCAAAAGGAGAGCGAACTTGAGGAGATTGTTCAGCTTGTAGGACCTGATGTGCTCCCGGAGGGTGATCGACTTATACTGCTGACGGCAGGGATAATCAGGGACTCTTTCCTTGTGCAGTATGCAACAGATAAAGATGATCGCTACTGCGCACCATTTAAGCAGAATGCCATGATGAAGACTATTACAGGCTTTTACAGACTTGCCGGAGATGCTGTAAAGAGAGGTGTTCTGACATCTGAGATCGCAGCACTTCCGGCTTTGCAGAGTTTCACCCGTCTTGGAAGC